In Diorhabda carinulata isolate Delta chromosome 6, icDioCari1.1, whole genome shotgun sequence, a single genomic region encodes these proteins:
- the LOC130894877 gene encoding zinc finger protein OZF-like: MEKDKMVLKDELDIKEEFLCDMNTVFDKNLVENIQNINDNMISMHSINQEKSEDFNTIQILVDVKSEQDIISDVNTHLRNEYFKEIRKRSKMRKASRNGKVCSGIMICRFCGNLYTKKEEFTSHISINHHIKIKKTYQIKFNKKNNTKKSITDLNISRNFDRDVKDEIEVTEYDLKEEFRGSSIFELNISVNSINKNTDLNLCKSEKRFQCEICSKSFQRLFDLKRHSLTHTGEKPFECYVCLKPFSRKSNLNRHFLFTHKVEKPLKCDVCMEYFINEEDLNRHECKQVDEKTFKCNLCSKLFICKGSLMRHLFLHTGEKPFKCNICMKQFTKRGDFYIHLQTHNEEKPFRCDICMKSFSLKGYLNKHLLIHRGEKHFKCDICLKSFSQKAYMKRHLLNHTEEKKFRCDICLKSFSWSQDLKRHLLSHESEKPFRCDICLKTFVRNDYLETHLSKHSGEKPFECFICSKSFLRNQDLKRHTICHHGEKPFKCDVCFKSFVRNDYFQRHLLKHSGQKP, encoded by the exons ATGGAGAAAGATAAAATGGTTTTAAAGGATGAACTAGACATTAAAGAGGAATTTCTCTGTGATATGAATActgtatttgataaaaatcttgtggaaaatattcaaaatataaatgataatatgaTTAGTATGCATTCTATTAACCAAGAAAAAAGTGAGGACTTTAATACTATTCAAATATTGGTTGATGTTAAATCAGAACAGGATATTATTTCTGATGTTAATACACATcttagaaatgaatattttaaagagATACGAAAACGAAGTAAAATGAGAA AAGCATCGAGGAATGGAAAAGTGTGTAGTGGGATAATGATATGTAGATTTTGTggaaatttatatacaaaaaaagaagaatttactAGCCATATCTCAATTAATcaccatataaaaataaagaaaacatatcaaattaaatttaacaagaaaaataacacaaaaaaatccATTACTGATCTTAATATATCTAGAAATTTTGATAGAGATGTTAAAGATGAAATTGAAGTAACTGAATATGATTTAAAGGAAGAATTTCGAGGAAGCAGCATATTTGAACTCAATATTAGTGTTAATTCTATTAACAAAAACACTGATTTGAATTTATGCAAATCAGAAAAACGATTCCAATGTGAGATTTGTTCGAAATCCTTTCAAagattatttgatttaaaaagaCATTCACTTactcatacaggagaaaagccatttgAATGTTACGTTTGTTTGAAACCGTTTTCACGAAAAAGTAATTTGAACCGACATTTTCTTTTTACTCATAAAGTAGAAAAGCCATTGAAATGTGATGTTTGtatggaatattttattaacgAAGAAGATTTAAACAGACATGAGTGTAAACAAGTAgatgaaaaaacattcaaatgcAATTTATgttcgaaattatttatatgtaaaGGAAGTTTAATGAGACATCTGTTTcttcatacaggagaaaaaccgTTTAAATGTAACATTTGCATGAAACAGTTTACCAAGAGGGGAGATTTCTACATCCACCTACAGACCCACAATGAAGAAAAACCATTCCGATGTGATATTTGTATGAAATCGTTTTCACTTAAGGGATATTTAAACAAACACTTGCTTATTCACAGAGgagaaaaacatttcaaatgtgatatttgtttgaaatcatTTTCACAAAAAGCATACATGAAGAGACACTTGTTGAATCACACGGAAGAGAAAAAATTCCGgtgtgatatttgtttgaaatcgTTTTCTTGGAGTCAGGATTTAAAGAGGCATTTACTCAGTCACGAAAGTGAAAAACCATTCCGATGTGACATTTGCTTGAAAACATTTGTAAGAAACGATTATTTAGAGACACATTTGTCGAAGCATTCAGGTGAAAAGCCATTCGAATGCTTTATATGTTCAAAATCGTTTTTACGGAATCAGGATTTAAAAAGACATACAATTTGTCATCATGGTGAGAAACCGTTTAAATGTGATGTTTGTTTTAAATCGTTTGTGAGGAATGATTATTTCCAAAGACATTTGTTGAAACATTCGGGGCAAAAGCCTTAA
- the LOC130895829 gene encoding zinc finger protein 91-like — MEVKQEAYDPLIAELKYETQEYLMQNEIVENGLINQQNEKKNEELITIKEENNIEDLWMNQDDYQISNVTIKEELLSIKQENDNIQIDYSKPHNYKSESNEKFHIYRTNNKAFRKNMTKFSKGISKKHNSIKHSILPNGIIICKLCGNFYTKKFEFYHLSRHLVKKSLLKRSYGMKQGISDNLEYRVIEPANVTSINSQINDKLKELSYDNTDNTIKIEKPFKCTICLKSFRKKTRLNEHVRIHTGEKPFKCELCSKLFKHSVSLTRHMFIHTGVKPFKCEICSKVFAVKRYLIEHTRVHTGEKPFTCQVCSKSFKIKTNLVQHMRIHTGEKPFKCEICAKSFTVKNHLVSHIRCHTNEKPFQCEICLKSFRDKSNLISHRRCHTDERRFKCEICLKSFRQKYSLNKHMYCHEPDKRFKCEICSKLYINKSNLDRHVRSHTEEEPIKCEICQKNFILERNLVTHMISHTVEKQFECEVCLKSFKQKSLLKKHMYSHGTEKRFKCEICSKLFKNQNNLDRHMSSHTEEKPYKCEICLKVFIRLRNLVTHMLSHTNDKQFKCEICLKTFKQKSLLKKHMYSHGTEKRFKCEICSNLYKNRSNLNHHMRVHTGEKLFKCEICLKIFTRKSHLDTHMRSHTGEKPFKCEFCLKAFRDVSQLNRHTFNLPCIRLLKQEPYDPFFDELKHNMEYIMLNENVLINKQNQISEKPTIIKQENNVEDLRTNPEGYQISNDIKKELELIRQENDVNSPVGFMQPLANFKSESNQKFYASNNNKYQGKGFKKLSKETFAKSDSMKHSILPNGIIICKLCGNFYTKKFDFFCHLSKHLVKKLCLKRSCDMNQSTNDNLEYRVLEPTNTISILLKNELQNPSNDIEKSFKRTSCSKSFRKKNSLNVHEGGKPFKCNLCSKLFKHSISLTQHMLIHTGKKPFSCEICSKSYAHKESLVYHSRTHTGEKPYKCEICSKSFVVKSHLTEHARVHTGEKPFSCELCLKTFKFKTKLVQHIRIHTGEKPFKCEICSKSFPVKEYLVSHIRYHTNEKPFKCEICSKSFVVKSHFTAHTRVHTRETPFSCQICSKSFKINSNLVRHMRIHTGEKPFKCEICSKTFSAKKNLVLHTRNHTNEKPFECEVCFKLFSDKSNLVTHKRSHSDEKPFKCGVCSKSFKHNFSLNRHMACHKQEK; from the exons atggaagtaaaacaAGAGGCTTACGATCCTTTAATTGCTGAGCTAAAATATGAGACACAGGAATATCTTATGCAgaatgaaattgttgaaaacgggttgataaatcaacaaaacgaaaaaaaaaatgaggaattgATAACGATAAAAGAAGAGAATAATATTGAAGATCTGTGGATGAATCAGGATGATTACCAAATAAGTAATGTAACCATAAAAGAGGAACTGCtttcaataaaacaagaaaatgataatataCAAATTGATTATTCGAAACCACACAACTATAAAAGTGAATCTAATGAGAAGTTTCATATTTACAGAACTAATAATAAAgcttttcgaaaaaatatgacCAAGTTCAGTAAAG GAATTTCTAAAAAACACAACTCCATTAAACACAGCATTTTGCCCAATGgtataattatttgtaaattatgtGGAAATTTCTACactaagaaatttgaattttatcatcTTTCAAGACATCTTGTGAAAAAATCACTCTTAAAACGAAGCTACGGTATGAAACAAGGTATTAGTGATAATTTGGAGTATAGAGTAATTGAACCAGCAAATGTTACGTCAATAAATAgtcaaataaatgataaattaaaagaattatCCTACGATAACACTGATAATACTATAAAGATAGAAAAACCATTCAAGTGTACAATTTGTTTGAAATCTTTTAGAAAGAAAACCCGTTTGAACGAACACGTGCGCATacacacaggagaaaagccattcaaatgtgaacTTTGCTCGAAATTGTTTAAACATAGTGTTAGTTTAACCCGACACATGTTTATACACACCGGTGTGAAaccatttaaatgtgaaatttgttcgaAAGTGTTTGCAGTTAAACGTTATTTGATTGAACACACACGTGTCCACACTGGTGAAAAACCATTCACTTGCCAAGTTTGttcaaaatcattcaaaattaaaaccaatttaGTCCAGCACATGCGAATTCATACCGGCGAAAAACCATTTAAGTGTGAAATTTGTGCGAAATCGTTTACAGTGAAGAATCATTTGGTTTCACATATTCGTTGTCACACAAATGAAAAACCATTTCAGTGTGAAATTTGCTTGAAAAGTTTTAGAGACAAAAGTAATTTGATATCTCATAGACGATGTCACACCGATGAAAGACgatttaaatgtgaaatatgtCTGAAATCGTTTagacaaaaatattcattgaataaaCATATGTATTGTCATGAACCAGACAAACgattcaaatgtgaaatttgttccAAACTGTacataaataaaagtaatttagaTCGACACGTGCGTTCTCACACAGAAGAAGAACCAATAAAATGTGagatttgtcaaaaaaattttatacttgaAAGAAATCTAGTCACTCACATGATCTCCCATACAGTCGAGAAACAATTTGAATGTGAAGTTTGTTTGAAATCTTTTAAACAAAAAtcgttattaaaaaaacatatgtattCTCATGGAACAGAAAAGCgattcaaatgtgaaatttgttctaaattattcaaaaatcaaaataatttagacAGACACATGAGTTCGCACACCGAAGAAAAACCATATAAATGCGAAATTTGTTTAAAAGTTTTCATAAGGCTAAGAAATTTAGTCACTCACATGTTGTCCCACACAAACGACAAACAATTTAAATgcgaaatttgtttaaaaactttcaaacaaaaatcgTTATTAAAAAAGCATATGTATTCTCATGGAACAGAAAAGCGCTTCAAGTGTGAAATTTGTTCCAATTTGTACAAAAATCGAAGTAATTTAAATCATCATATGCGTGTGCATACTGGAGAGAAACtattcaaatgtgaaatttgtttgaaaattttcacacgtAAAAGTCATTTAGATACTCACATGCGTAGTCACACTGGCgaaaaaccatttaaatgtgAATTTTGCTTGAAAGCGTTCAGAGATGTCAGTCAATTGAATAGACATACATT taATTTACCGTGCATCAGATTAT TGAAACAAGAACCTTACGATCCCTTTTTTGATGAACTAAAACATAATATGGAATATATTATGCTGAATGAAAATGTGTTGATCAATAAACAAAACCAAATAAGTGAGAAACCAACTATAATCAAACAGGAAAATAATGTTGAAGACTTGCGGACGAATCCCGAAGGCTACCAAATAAGTAATGACATAAAAAAAGAGTTAGAGTTAATAAGACAGGAAAATGATGTTAACTCACCAGTTGGCTTTATGCAACCACTTGCAAACTTTAAAAGTGAATCCAATCAAAAGTTTTATGcatcaaataacaataaataccAAGGAAAAGGGTTCAAGAAACTTAGCAAAG AAACTTTTGCAAAAAGCGACTCTATGAAGCATAGTATTTTGCCCAACGGTATAATCATTTGTAAATTATGTGGAAATTTCTACACTAAGAAATTTGATTTCttctgtcatctgtcaaaacatcttgtcaaaaaattgtgtttaaagCGAAGTTGTGACATGAATCAGAGTACAAATGATAATTTGGAGTATAGGGTACTTGAACCAACgaatacaatttcaatattattgaaaaatgaattacaaaatCCATctaatgatattgaaaaatcattcaaGCGTACAAGTTGTTCAAAATCTTTTAGAAAGAAAAACAGTTTGAATGTACATGAGGGAGGAAAACCGTTCAAATGTAATCTTTGCTCGAAATTGTTTAAACATAGTATTAGTTTAACTCAACACATGCTGATTCACACTGGTAAAAAACCATTTAGttgtgaaatttgttcaaaatccTATGCACACAAAGAATCGTTGGTATATCATTCACGCACACATACGGGGGAAAAACCatataaatgtgaaatttgttcaaaatcgTTTGTTGTTAAAAGTCATTTAACTGAACACGCACGTGTTCACACAGGCGAAAAACCGTTCAGTTGTGAACTTTGTTTGAAAACcttcaaatttaaaactaagTTGGTCCAACACATACGGATTCATACTGgcgaaaaaccattcaaatgcgaaatttgttcaaaatcatTTCCAGTTAAGGAATATTTAGTTTCACACATTCGATATCATACAAACGAAAAAccttttaaatgtgaaatttgttcgaAATCGTTTGTGGTTAAAAGTCATTTTACTGCACACACACGTGTTCACACTAGAGAAACACCATTTAGTTGTCAAATTTGTTCGAAATCGTTCAAAATTAATAGCAATTTAGTCCGACACATGCGAATTCATACTGGCGAAAAACCGTTTAAATGCGAGATCTGTTCGAAAACGTTTAGTGCCAAAAAGAATTTAGTGTTACACACTAGAAATCATACAAACGAAAAACCATTCGAATGTGAAGTTTGTTTCAAACTTTTTAGCGATAAAAGTAATTTAGTAACTCATAAACGATCTCACTCTGACgaaaaaccatttaaatgtgGAGTTTGCTCAAAATCTTTCAAACATAACTTCTCATTGAATAGACATATGGCTTGTCATAAGCAGGAGAAATGA
- the LOC130894876 gene encoding zinc finger protein 271-like: MDTEQNTVKEVDTFQNDFVWNINVKQELSEEVSIHDFSNVNTINMRHIKKEVNDELSTVQIFGESTVVTKTEKDSSRKVIPKIRNKFKGKKRNHRRPTKSRGLLKSGKHLKPNTISGIVICMFCGNLYLHQIEFFCHFSANHCMKQKKLLYKKKFHQKKISYNEKQGTDLSIFKNLDENVKIEIDDIKPELQDIRFTDNLKLSLDDIQKLKRGDLNRHLRIRREEKTFKCVVCSKSFSRRSNLNAHFRIHAGEKPFKCDICLKTFSLKGNLNVHFRSHAGEKPYKCDVCLKTFTQKTNLNAHSRSHTGEKPFKCDICLRSFSQKTNLNAHLGKLTEGKLIKCDICLKIFENKCNLNTHLLVHAKEKLFKCDVCLKSFSQKSNLHAHLRIHQRQSSFKCDFCLKTFPLKRDLNAHLRSHTGEKPFKCDVCLKHFSRKSNLNAHFRTHAGEKPFKCDICFKTFSLKIHLKVHMRIHTGEKPFKCDICLEYFTWKTSLMTHMQSHTNEKPYKCDVCLKTFSQKSNLNTHFRSHTGEKPFKCDICSKTFSRKSNLDAHLRSHAGEKPFQCDICFKTFSLIGNLNVHLRSHAGEKPFKCEICLKTFSQKNNLNAHYRIHSGEKPFKCDVCLKTFSQKNNLNSHSRIHTGEKPFKCDICLNTFSLKIHLKVHMRIHTGEKPFKCDICLEDFTWKASLMTHLRSHSKEKPFKCDICPKTFSQKSNLNTHLRSHTEENTIHV; the protein is encoded by the exons ATGGATACGGAGCAAAACACCGTTAAGGAAGTAGATACTTTCCAAAATGATTTTGTTTGGAATATTAATGTTAAACAAGAATTGAGTGAGGAAGTGTCTATCCATGATTTTTCTAATGTAAATACAATTAATATGCGtcatattaaaaaagaagtaaaTGATGAATTAAGCACAGTTCAAATATTTGGAGAATCTACGGTTGTTACTAAAACAGAAAAGGACAGTTCTCGTAAGGTTATAcctaaaattcgaaataaatttaaagGTAAAAAACGGAATCATAGAAGACCAACTAAATCAAGAG GACTGCTTAAAAGTGGGAAACATCTAAAACCAAATACTATTTCTGGTATTGTGATCTGTATGTTTTgtggaaatttatatttacatcaAATTGAATTCTTTTGCCATTTTTCTGCAAATCATTGtatgaaacaaaagaaattactatataaaaagaaatttcaccagaaaaaaataagttataatgAAAAGCAAGGAACTGACCTTTCCATATTCAAAAATCTtgatgaaaatgtgaaaattgaaatagatgATATAAAACCAGAATTACAAGATATCAGATTTACTGATAATTTAAAGTTGAGTTTAGATGACATTCAGAAGTTGAAGAGGGGTGATTTGAATAGACATTTGCGTATCCGACGAGAAGAAAAGACTTTTAAATGTGTGGTTTGTTCTAAAAGTTTTTCAAGGAGAAGTAATCTGAATGCACATTTCCGTATACATGctggagaaaaaccattcaaatgtgacatttgtttgaaaactttttcgtTGAAAGGTAATTTGAACGTACATTTTCGTAGCCACGCGGGTGAAAAACCATACAAATGTGAcgtttgtctgaaaacttttactcaaaaaactaatttaaatgCACATTCACGTAGTCATACAGGAGagaaaccattcaaatgtgacatttgtttgagatctttttcccaaaaaactaatttgaatgcACATTTGGGTAAACTAACAGAAGGAAAACTGattaaatgtgacatttgtttgaaaatttttgaaaacaaatgtAATTTAAATACACATTTGCTTGTCCACGCTAAGGAGAAGCTGTTTAAATGTGATGTTTGCTTAAaaagtttttcacaaaaaagtaatttacaTGCACACTTACGTATCCACCAAAGACAAAGTTCTTTCAAATGTgatttttgtctgaaaacttttccACTGAAACGTGATTTGAATGCGCACTTACGTAGtcacacaggagaaaaaccGTTTAAATGTGACGtttgtttgaaacatttttcacgGAAAAGCAATTTGAATGCACATTTTCGTACCCACGCAGGAGAGAAGCctttcaaatgtgacatttgcttcaaaacattttcacttaaaattcatttgaaagtACATATGCGTATtcacacaggagaaaagccattcaagtGCGACATTTGTTTGGAATATTTCACATGGAAAACCAGTTTGATGACACATATGCAAAGTCACACGAACGAAAAGCCGTACAAATGCGAcgtttgtttgaaaactttttcacagaaAAGTAATTTGAACACACATTTCCGTAGTCACACAGGAGAGAAGCCGtttaaatgtgacatttgctCGAAAACTTTTTCAAGGAAAAGTAATTTGGATGCACATTTGCGTAGCCACGCAGGGGAAAAACCATTCCAGTGTgacatttgttttaaaacgtTTTCATTGATAGGTAATTTGAATGTACATTTACGTAGCCACGctggagaaaaaccattcaaatgtgagatttgtttgaaaactttttcacaaaaaaataatttaaacgcACATTATCGTATCCATTCGGgtgaaaagccattcaaatgcgacgtttgtttgaaaactttttcgcagaaaaataatttgaattcacaTTCGCGCATtcacacaggagaaaagccgTTCAAGTGTGACATTTGTTTAAATACTTTTTCGCTTAAAATTCACCTGAAAGTGCATATGCGTATTCACACAGGGGAAAAGCCGTTCAAATGCGACATTTGCTTGGAAGACTTTACATGGAAAGCTAGTTTAATGACACATCTGCGTAGCCACTCAaaagaaaagccattcaaatgtgacatttgtccGAAAACTTTTTCCCAGAAAAGTAATTTGAATACTCATCTACGCAGTCACACCGAAGAAAATACCATTCACGTGTGA